One window from the genome of Pandoraea fibrosis encodes:
- a CDS encoding MarC family protein — protein sequence MEYTFASATILLLLITDPFGNIPIFVNALKNVPAHRRPRVILREVLIAFVILLIFMLAGDRFLRMMSLTDLSLQLAGGIVLFLIALRMIFPRPDQGSLPDAGEPLIVPLAIPALAGPSALATVMLLVSQQPGRMLEWITALCVTMAVCAVVLLLADRIERWVGSRVVAAFERLMGLILVAISVEMILKGVRIFVHQF from the coding sequence ATGGAATACACGTTCGCCTCGGCAACGATCCTGTTGCTGCTCATCACCGACCCGTTCGGCAATATCCCGATTTTCGTGAATGCGCTGAAGAATGTGCCGGCGCACCGACGGCCTCGGGTGATCCTGCGCGAAGTGTTGATTGCGTTCGTCATCCTGCTGATCTTCATGCTGGCGGGGGACCGGTTTCTGCGCATGATGAGCCTGACCGATCTGTCGCTGCAGTTGGCCGGGGGCATTGTGCTGTTTCTGATTGCGCTGCGCATGATCTTCCCGCGTCCCGATCAGGGCTCGTTGCCCGACGCCGGCGAGCCCCTCATCGTGCCGTTGGCGATTCCGGCGCTGGCCGGGCCGTCGGCGCTCGCGACTGTCATGCTGCTCGTGTCGCAGCAGCCGGGACGTATGCTCGAATGGATCACGGCGCTGTGCGTGACGATGGCCGTTTGCGCGGTGGTGCTGTTGCTGGCCGATCGCATCGAGCGATGGGTGGGCTCGCGCGTGGTGGCGGCGTTCGAGCGTCTGATGGGGCTGATTCTCGTGGCGATCTCGGTAGAGATGATCCTCAAGGGCGTGAGAATCTTCGTCCACCAGTTTTGA
- a CDS encoding RNA pyrophosphohydrolase: MLDREGFRPNVGIILLNARNEVFWGKRLGEHSWQFPQGGIKYGETPEQAMFRELHEETGLKPEHVKIIGRTRDWLRYEVPDKFIKREVRGHYRGQKQIWFLLRMVGRDCDICLRATDHPEFDAWRWNEYWVPLDAVIEFKREVYQLALNELSRYLRRSAARAQQDRRRFPRAGARIGEMPPGGTHAHDDGCGHDDCGDAGEAADTATSGMPPREH, translated from the coding sequence ATGCTTGACCGTGAAGGCTTTCGCCCGAACGTCGGCATCATCCTCTTAAACGCACGCAATGAAGTGTTCTGGGGCAAGCGGCTGGGCGAGCACTCCTGGCAGTTCCCGCAAGGCGGCATCAAGTACGGCGAAACGCCCGAACAGGCTATGTTCCGAGAATTGCACGAGGAAACCGGGCTAAAGCCAGAACACGTCAAAATCATTGGTCGCACACGCGACTGGCTGCGTTATGAGGTGCCGGACAAATTCATCAAGCGCGAAGTGCGCGGACATTACCGGGGCCAGAAGCAGATCTGGTTCCTGCTGCGCATGGTCGGTCGCGATTGCGACATCTGCCTGCGCGCTACCGATCATCCCGAGTTCGACGCCTGGCGCTGGAACGAGTACTGGGTGCCGCTCGACGCGGTGATCGAGTTCAAGCGCGAGGTGTATCAACTCGCCCTGAACGAGCTATCGCGCTATCTGCGTCGCTCGGCTGCACGCGCCCAGCAAGACCGGCGGCGGTTCCCGCGCGCCGGTGCCCGTATCGGTGAAATGCCGCCCGGTGGCACGCACGCGCACGACGACGGGTGCGGCCATGACGATTGCGGCGACGCCGGCGAAGCTGCCGACACCGCCACGTCGGGCATGCCGCCCCGGGAGCACTGA
- the rpmA gene encoding 50S ribosomal protein L27: MAHKKAGGSSRNGRDSESKRLGVKVYGGQAILAGGIIVRQRGTRMHAGENVGIGKDHTLFALADGHVQFAVKGAAKKQVVSVVPAA; this comes from the coding sequence ATGGCACACAAAAAAGCAGGCGGATCGTCCCGTAACGGCCGCGATTCCGAGTCGAAGCGCCTCGGCGTGAAGGTGTACGGCGGTCAGGCAATCCTGGCTGGCGGCATCATCGTTCGCCAACGTGGTACTCGTATGCATGCCGGCGAAAACGTCGGTATCGGTAAGGACCACACGCTGTTTGCACTGGCCGATGGCCACGTGCAGTTCGCCGTCAAGGGCGCAGCGAAGAAGCAAGTGGTTAGCGTGGTGCCGGCAGCGTAA
- a CDS encoding polyprenyl synthetase family protein produces the protein MRAVDQLIRHRLASEVVLINQISEYIINSGGKRLRPALLLLVAGALGVSSPHRFELAAVIEFIHTSTLLHDDVVDESDLRRGKQTANALFGNAASVLVGDFLYSRSFEMMVSVDNMRVMQILARATNVIAEGEVLQLLNMHDPDVDEARYLQVIQYKTATLFEAATQLAAVLANADAQTEAAVREYGGRLGTAFQLMDDWLDYAGDTDAMGKNAGDDLREGKPTLPLIHVLQHGTDEERALVREAIENGGTDKFEPILAAITRTGALDYTLARAKEEADAAAQTISALPSSQYKNSLLELCSYSIARRT, from the coding sequence ATGCGTGCCGTCGACCAGCTTATCCGCCACCGGCTGGCCTCCGAGGTGGTCCTGATCAATCAGATCTCGGAGTACATCATCAATTCGGGCGGCAAGCGCCTCCGCCCTGCGCTGCTGCTGCTCGTTGCCGGCGCGCTCGGCGTGAGCTCGCCGCACCGCTTCGAACTTGCAGCGGTCATCGAATTCATTCATACCTCGACACTGCTTCACGACGACGTCGTCGATGAATCCGACCTGCGCCGCGGCAAACAGACCGCCAATGCGCTGTTCGGCAACGCGGCATCGGTGCTGGTGGGCGACTTCCTGTATTCGCGCTCCTTTGAAATGATGGTGAGCGTGGACAACATGCGTGTGATGCAGATTCTGGCGCGCGCCACCAATGTGATCGCGGAAGGCGAAGTGCTGCAGTTGCTGAACATGCACGACCCCGATGTCGATGAAGCCCGCTATCTGCAAGTCATCCAGTACAAGACGGCCACGCTGTTCGAAGCGGCCACGCAGCTCGCTGCGGTACTCGCGAATGCCGACGCACAGACCGAAGCGGCCGTGCGCGAATACGGCGGGCGTCTGGGCACCGCGTTCCAGTTGATGGACGACTGGCTCGACTACGCAGGTGACACGGACGCGATGGGCAAGAACGCGGGCGACGATCTTCGCGAAGGCAAGCCGACGCTGCCGCTCATTCATGTGCTGCAACACGGTACGGATGAAGAACGCGCGCTCGTGCGTGAAGCCATCGAGAATGGCGGCACCGACAAGTTCGAGCCGATTCTTGCGGCAATCACGCGCACGGGCGCACTCGACTACACCCTGGCACGCGCGAAAGAAGAGGCCGATGCAGCAGCGCAAACAATTTCTGCGCTCCCCTCTTCCCAATATAAAAATAGCCTGCTAGAATTATGTTCTTACTCGATAGCGCGACGCACTTAA
- a CDS encoding PP0621 family protein, which produces MRNILLLLVLLVAGTWWMRHNERKRHTERDERNERMRQPPASDPRKTVRDALPPAERMVQCTECNTFLPESEALGGANGKHFCSTAHRDAYLTREHRV; this is translated from the coding sequence ATGCGCAATATCTTGCTGTTACTGGTGTTGTTGGTGGCGGGTACATGGTGGATGCGGCACAACGAGCGCAAGCGTCATACCGAGCGTGATGAGCGCAACGAACGCATGCGTCAGCCCCCGGCGAGCGATCCGCGCAAGACGGTGCGCGACGCGCTCCCGCCCGCGGAGCGCATGGTGCAATGCACCGAGTGCAACACTTTTCTTCCCGAGAGCGAAGCGCTGGGCGGTGCAAATGGCAAACATTTTTGCAGCACCGCGCACCGCGACGCCTATCTGACGCGCGAACACCGCGTCTGA
- a CDS encoding cytochrome C assembly family protein, producing the protein MTILLYALTAILYAGLAVCSWQGYRRDAALALAGGQVAPAPVAGTPSRWPMQLSLFAALLLHGVLLHQTIFRADSMHFGFAYMLSAMLWLSVGIYWIESFFFPLDSLRLMVTPVAAVACLLPMIFPDVRILGFAADPIFKAHFIIANMAYGLFALAALHALLMIYAERQLHPSRSNEATGWLSRWLETLPPLLTMEKLLFRLIGAGFVLLTLTLISGVMFSEALFGRAVRIDHKTVFAVVSWLMFGAVLLGRHFYGWRGKVALRWVLASFVALLLAYVGSRFVLEVVLHRMTET; encoded by the coding sequence ATGACTATTTTACTGTATGCGCTGACCGCCATCCTTTACGCCGGGTTGGCGGTTTGTTCGTGGCAAGGATACCGGCGCGATGCCGCGCTCGCTTTGGCGGGCGGGCAGGTCGCGCCTGCGCCGGTCGCGGGCACGCCCTCGCGCTGGCCGATGCAGCTCTCGCTGTTCGCCGCGCTGTTGCTGCACGGGGTGTTGCTGCATCAGACCATCTTCCGCGCGGACAGCATGCACTTCGGTTTCGCGTACATGCTCTCGGCCATGTTGTGGCTCTCGGTCGGCATTTACTGGATCGAAAGTTTCTTCTTCCCGCTCGACAGCCTGCGACTGATGGTCACACCCGTGGCTGCCGTCGCATGTCTGTTGCCGATGATTTTTCCGGATGTACGCATTCTCGGTTTTGCGGCGGATCCGATTTTCAAGGCGCACTTCATCATCGCCAACATGGCCTACGGGCTGTTTGCGCTGGCGGCGCTGCACGCGTTGCTGATGATTTACGCCGAGAGGCAACTGCATCCGTCGCGCAGCAACGAGGCGACCGGCTGGCTCTCGCGCTGGCTCGAGACACTGCCGCCGCTGCTGACGATGGAAAAATTGCTGTTCCGGTTGATTGGCGCCGGGTTCGTGTTGCTGACCCTGACGCTGATTTCCGGGGTGATGTTCTCCGAGGCGCTCTTCGGGCGCGCGGTGCGCATCGATCACAAGACCGTGTTCGCGGTGGTGTCGTGGCTGATGTTCGGCGCGGTGCTGCTGGGCCGGCACTTTTATGGGTGGCGCGGAAAGGTCGCGCTGCGTTGGGTTCTGGCGTCGTTCGTGGCGCTTTTGCTGGCGTATGTCGGCTCTCGCTTCGTGCTTGAGGTGGTGCTGCATCGCATGACGGAGACTTGA
- a CDS encoding CNP1-like family protein, whose amino-acid sequence MRPFFARRAPRLAALAPLAALALIAACSSTSQPVQDFDEYLAQQEAAKGKWKEAEYTLPTAAPQDADLVSFPTVPNSALDYAIDTKSVQVTDDGVVRYIAVIRSKQGARNVSYEGIHCSSFESRLYATGRPDGSWVAARKSEWRPIQPYGATAYQGILYRDYLCQDKTPLGSAKAIIQGLRFPTTNPAYR is encoded by the coding sequence ATGCGTCCTTTCTTTGCCCGCCGCGCCCCGCGCCTGGCCGCCCTGGCTCCTCTGGCTGCTCTGGCGCTGATTGCCGCCTGCAGCAGCACGTCGCAACCCGTCCAGGACTTCGACGAATACCTCGCCCAGCAGGAAGCCGCCAAGGGCAAATGGAAGGAAGCGGAATACACCTTGCCGACCGCCGCGCCGCAGGATGCCGATCTGGTGAGCTTCCCCACCGTGCCGAATTCGGCGCTCGACTACGCCATCGACACGAAGTCCGTGCAGGTGACCGATGACGGCGTGGTTCGCTATATCGCTGTCATTCGCAGCAAGCAAGGGGCGCGCAATGTGTCATATGAAGGCATTCATTGCTCGTCGTTCGAGTCGCGTCTGTACGCCACCGGCCGCCCCGATGGTTCCTGGGTCGCCGCGCGCAAGAGCGAATGGCGCCCGATCCAGCCATACGGCGCGACGGCTTACCAGGGCATTCTGTACCGCGATTATCTTTGCCAGGACAAGACGCCGCTGGGCAGCGCCAAGGCCATCATCCAGGGGCTGCGCTTCCCGACGACCAATCCCGCCTATCGTTGA
- a CDS encoding proline--tRNA ligase: MKASRFFIGTLKEAPTDAEIVSHKLMMRAGMIRRVAGGIYDYLPIGLRSIRKVEAIVREEMNRAGALELLMPAVQPAELWQESGRWVQYGPELLRLKDRHDREFVVGPTHEEVVTDIARREIKSYRQLPVNFYQVQTKFRDEIRPRFGVMRGREFIMKDAYSFDKDRAGLQVSYQKMFDAYVRIFTRLGLEFRAVVADNGSIGGSGSHEFHVIADTGEDAIAYCPTSDYAANVEMAEALAPQGERAAPAEALTKTATPGKAKCEAVAEFLSIPLARTVKSIVLATDSEDAGTTVWLLLLRGDHDLNEIKASKVPGLSGMRFASEAEIVEWFGTPPGYLGPLGTKKPVKLVVDRSVAKMSDFVVGANEAGFHITGVNWGRDLPEPEVVADLRNVVPGDLSPDGKGEIALCRGIEVGHVFQLGTKYSDAMGATFLDETGKPAPMEMGCYGIGITRILGAAIEQNFDDNGIIWPESIAPFEVVLCPMGYDRNDAVREATDKLYEALLAAGVDVILDDRGERPGVMFADWELIGVPHRLVIGDRGLKEGKIEYRGRRDEEAQLLDAGVAAEVVTGKVRAAKAV, translated from the coding sequence ATGAAAGCCTCTCGTTTCTTCATCGGCACCCTCAAGGAAGCGCCCACCGACGCCGAAATCGTCAGCCACAAGCTGATGATGCGCGCCGGCATGATTCGCCGCGTCGCCGGCGGTATCTACGATTACCTGCCGATCGGCCTGCGCTCGATCCGCAAGGTCGAAGCCATCGTCCGTGAAGAAATGAACCGCGCAGGCGCGCTCGAACTGCTCATGCCGGCCGTGCAGCCGGCAGAACTGTGGCAGGAGTCGGGACGCTGGGTGCAGTACGGCCCGGAACTGCTGCGCTTGAAGGATCGTCACGATCGCGAATTCGTCGTCGGCCCGACGCATGAAGAAGTGGTGACGGACATCGCCCGCCGCGAAATCAAGAGCTATCGCCAACTGCCGGTGAACTTCTATCAGGTGCAGACGAAGTTCCGCGACGAGATCCGTCCGCGTTTCGGTGTGATGCGCGGCCGTGAGTTCATCATGAAGGACGCTTATTCCTTCGATAAGGACCGTGCGGGCTTGCAGGTGTCGTATCAGAAGATGTTCGATGCCTACGTGCGCATCTTCACGCGTCTGGGGCTGGAGTTCCGCGCAGTGGTGGCCGATAACGGTTCCATCGGCGGCTCCGGTTCGCATGAATTCCATGTGATCGCCGACACCGGCGAAGACGCCATCGCCTACTGCCCGACGTCCGACTATGCGGCCAACGTCGAAATGGCCGAGGCGCTCGCGCCTCAGGGCGAGCGCGCCGCGCCTGCCGAAGCCCTGACCAAGACCGCCACGCCGGGCAAGGCCAAGTGCGAAGCCGTTGCAGAATTCCTCTCGATCCCGCTCGCGCGCACGGTCAAGTCGATCGTGCTGGCCACCGACAGCGAAGACGCCGGCACGACCGTCTGGCTGCTCCTGCTGCGCGGCGACCATGATCTGAACGAGATCAAGGCGAGCAAGGTGCCGGGCTTGTCCGGTATGCGTTTCGCCAGCGAAGCCGAGATCGTGGAATGGTTCGGCACGCCGCCGGGCTATCTGGGTCCCCTCGGGACGAAGAAGCCGGTCAAGCTCGTGGTCGATCGCTCGGTCGCGAAGATGAGCGACTTTGTCGTCGGCGCCAACGAAGCGGGCTTCCACATCACCGGCGTGAACTGGGGCCGCGACCTGCCCGAGCCGGAAGTCGTGGCCGATCTGCGCAACGTCGTACCGGGCGACCTCTCGCCGGACGGCAAGGGCGAGATCGCGCTGTGCCGAGGCATCGAAGTGGGTCACGTGTTCCAACTGGGCACCAAGTACTCCGACGCCATGGGCGCCACGTTCCTCGACGAGACCGGCAAGCCGGCACCGATGGAAATGGGCTGCTACGGCATTGGCATCACGCGTATTCTCGGCGCGGCGATCGAACAGAATTTCGACGACAACGGCATCATCTGGCCGGAATCGATTGCCCCGTTCGAGGTGGTGCTGTGCCCGATGGGCTACGACCGCAACGACGCGGTGCGCGAAGCCACCGACAAGCTCTACGAAGCGCTGTTGGCCGCAGGCGTCGACGTGATTCTCGATGACCGTGGCGAGCGTCCCGGCGTGATGTTCGCCGACTGGGAACTCATCGGCGTGCCGCATCGCCTGGTGATCGGCGACCGGGGGCTGAAGGAAGGCAAGATCGAGTATCGCGGCCGCCGCGACGAGGAGGCCCAGTTGCTCGATGCCGGTGTCGCGGCGGAAGTCGTCACCGGTAAGGTGCGTGCAGCCAAAGCGGTCTGA
- the ffh gene encoding signal recognition particle protein, whose product MLDNLTTRLAKVVKTLRGEARLTEANTQEMLREVRLALLEADVALPVVRDFIAKVKEKALGEEVISSLSPGQALVGVVQRELTALMGGDYEGRAAELNLATTPPAIILMAGLQGAGKTTTVGKLAKLLRAQKKKVLTVSTDVYRPAAIAQLQTVTQQVDADFFPSQPDQKPVDIARAAVDWARRHHHDVLLVDTAGRLGIDEVMMQEISALHAELKPIETLFVVDAMLGQDAVNTARAFNDALPLTGVVLTKLDGDSRGGAALSVRHITGKPIKFVGVGEKLDGLEVFHPDRMANRILGMGDILALVEEAQRGVDVQAAQKLAEKVKKGGDFDLNDFKAQIGQMKKMGGLSSLMDKLPAQFQAAASQTNMDQAEKQVRRMEGIINSMTPAERAKPELIKASRKRRIAAGAGVQVQEVNRMLNQYDQMRTMMKKLKGGGMMKMMRSMKGMMPGMR is encoded by the coding sequence ATGCTCGACAATCTCACTACGCGCCTCGCCAAGGTCGTCAAGACGCTGCGCGGCGAAGCTCGCCTGACCGAGGCCAACACGCAGGAAATGCTGCGTGAAGTGCGCCTCGCCCTGCTCGAGGCCGACGTCGCCCTGCCGGTGGTCCGCGATTTCATCGCCAAGGTTAAGGAAAAGGCCCTGGGCGAGGAGGTCATTTCCAGCCTCTCGCCAGGCCAGGCGCTCGTGGGCGTGGTGCAGCGCGAGCTGACCGCGCTCATGGGCGGCGATTACGAAGGCCGTGCCGCCGAACTCAACCTCGCGACCACGCCGCCCGCCATCATCCTCATGGCCGGTCTGCAGGGCGCGGGCAAAACAACCACCGTCGGTAAGCTCGCCAAGCTGTTGCGCGCCCAGAAGAAGAAAGTGCTCACGGTGTCCACCGACGTCTACCGCCCCGCCGCTATCGCCCAGTTGCAGACGGTGACGCAGCAGGTCGACGCCGACTTTTTCCCGTCGCAACCCGATCAGAAGCCGGTGGACATCGCGCGCGCTGCTGTCGACTGGGCCCGTCGCCATCACCATGACGTGCTGCTCGTCGACACGGCCGGCCGTCTGGGGATCGACGAAGTCATGATGCAGGAAATCAGTGCCCTGCACGCCGAGCTGAAACCGATTGAAACGCTGTTCGTCGTCGACGCCATGCTCGGTCAGGACGCCGTGAACACCGCCCGCGCCTTCAACGACGCGCTGCCGCTCACCGGCGTGGTGCTCACCAAGCTCGACGGCGATTCGCGTGGCGGTGCCGCGCTGTCGGTGCGTCACATCACCGGCAAGCCGATCAAGTTCGTCGGTGTGGGCGAAAAGCTCGACGGCCTCGAAGTCTTCCACCCGGATCGCATGGCGAACCGGATTCTCGGCATGGGCGACATTCTCGCGCTCGTCGAGGAAGCGCAACGCGGCGTTGACGTTCAGGCCGCGCAAAAGCTCGCCGAGAAGGTCAAGAAAGGCGGCGACTTCGATCTGAACGACTTCAAGGCGCAGATCGGCCAGATGAAGAAGATGGGCGGCTTGTCGTCGCTCATGGATAAGCTGCCGGCGCAATTCCAGGCCGCTGCCAGCCAGACGAATATGGATCAGGCCGAGAAGCAGGTGCGCCGCATGGAGGGCATCATCAACTCGATGACGCCGGCCGAGCGCGCCAAACCGGAACTGATCAAGGCGAGCCGCAAGCGCCGGATCGCCGCGGGCGCCGGGGTGCAGGTGCAGGAGGTCAACCGCATGCTCAATCAGTACGATCAGATGCGCACCATGATGAAGAAGCTCAAAGGCGGTGGCATGATGAAAATGATGCGCAGCATGAAGGGCATGATGCCCGGCATGCGCTGA
- a CDS encoding hypoxanthine-guanine phosphoribosyltransferase, with protein MNREEALEVFRNSEEIVSADKVNQSVDTMAKSIKDAIGDEFPMVLSVMGGAAVFTGMLLPRLDFPLEFDYIHLSRYNNTTTGGAMQWRVAPRDSVRDRVVLVLDDILDEGATMAAIRDRILEMGASKFYSAVLCEKILTKEKPSHPDFCGFTVPDRYVFGCGMDAKGYWRNLPAIRALTTPR; from the coding sequence ATGAACCGCGAAGAAGCCCTCGAAGTATTCCGTAATTCCGAAGAAATCGTCTCGGCCGACAAGGTGAATCAGTCGGTCGACACGATGGCCAAGTCCATCAAGGACGCCATTGGCGACGAATTCCCGATGGTGCTGTCGGTCATGGGCGGCGCCGCCGTCTTCACCGGCATGCTGCTGCCGCGTCTGGACTTCCCGCTCGAGTTCGACTACATCCACCTCTCGCGCTACAACAACACCACTACGGGCGGTGCAATGCAGTGGCGCGTGGCGCCGCGCGACTCGGTGCGCGACCGCGTGGTGCTCGTGCTCGACGACATTCTCGACGAAGGCGCCACGATGGCCGCGATTCGTGACCGGATTCTGGAAATGGGCGCCTCGAAGTTCTACAGCGCCGTGCTGTGCGAGAAGATCCTGACGAAGGAAAAGCCGTCGCACCCGGATTTCTGCGGATTCACGGTGCCGGACCGCTACGTCTTCGGCTGCGGCATGGACGCAAAGGGTTACTGGCGCAACCTGCCGGCGATCCGTGCGCTCACCACGCCGCGCTGA
- the proB gene encoding glutamate 5-kinase, with the protein MRSVIADAKRLVVKVGSSLVTNDGRGLDDVAIARWAQQIAALRHGGDGRPPKQVVLVSSGAIAEGMQRLGWARRPKAIDELQAAAAVGQMGLAQVYETRFAEHGVRTAQILLTHADLADRERYLNARTTLLTLLRLGVVPIINENDTVVTDEIKFGDNDTLGALVTNLIDGDALVILTDQSGLYTADPRKHPDAEFVHEAEAGDERLEAMAGGAGTNIGRGGMLTKILAAKRAATSGAHTVIASGREADVLVRLAGGEAIGTQLVARTAVLTARKQWMADHLQVRGRVVIDAGACKKLIEEGKSLLPIGVIDVEGTFARGEVIACVDEAGHEVARGLSNYSASEARLIRRHPSSDIEQVLGFANEPELIHRDNLILR; encoded by the coding sequence ATGCGTTCGGTCATCGCCGATGCCAAGCGGCTTGTGGTGAAAGTGGGCTCCAGTCTCGTGACCAACGACGGTCGCGGTCTGGACGATGTCGCCATTGCGCGATGGGCGCAACAGATCGCCGCGCTGCGGCACGGTGGCGACGGACGTCCGCCCAAGCAGGTCGTGCTCGTCAGTTCGGGCGCGATTGCCGAGGGGATGCAGCGTCTGGGCTGGGCGCGCCGTCCGAAGGCCATCGACGAATTGCAGGCCGCGGCCGCCGTGGGCCAGATGGGCCTCGCGCAGGTCTATGAGACCCGTTTTGCCGAACACGGCGTGCGAACCGCACAGATTCTCCTCACGCATGCCGATCTGGCCGACCGCGAACGCTATCTGAATGCGCGCACGACCTTGCTGACCTTGCTGCGACTCGGCGTGGTGCCGATCATCAACGAGAACGACACGGTCGTCACCGATGAAATCAAGTTTGGCGATAACGATACGCTCGGCGCGCTCGTGACCAATCTGATCGACGGGGACGCGCTGGTCATCCTGACCGATCAATCGGGTCTGTACACGGCCGATCCGCGCAAGCACCCCGACGCCGAGTTCGTGCACGAAGCCGAGGCGGGAGACGAGCGTCTGGAAGCGATGGCCGGTGGCGCCGGCACGAATATCGGACGCGGCGGCATGCTGACCAAGATTCTGGCGGCCAAGCGCGCGGCCACGAGCGGCGCACACACCGTGATCGCATCGGGACGCGAAGCCGACGTGCTCGTGCGTCTGGCAGGCGGCGAAGCCATCGGCACGCAACTGGTCGCGCGCACGGCGGTACTCACTGCACGTAAGCAGTGGATGGCCGACCATCTGCAGGTGCGCGGCCGTGTCGTGATCGACGCGGGCGCGTGCAAGAAGCTGATCGAAGAGGGCAAGAGCCTGTTGCCGATCGGCGTGATCGACGTCGAGGGCACATTCGCGCGCGGGGAAGTGATCGCCTGTGTGGACGAGGCCGGTCACGAAGTCGCGCGTGGCCTGTCGAACTACAGCGCTTCGGAGGCGCGTCTGATTCGCCGTCACCCGAGCAGTGACATCGAGCAGGTGCTGGGCTTCGCGAACGAGCCCGAGCTGATCCATCGCGACAATCTGATTCTGCGCTGA
- the cgtA gene encoding Obg family GTPase CgtA: MKFIDAARIEVIAGNGGNGSASMRREKFVPFGGPDGGDGGRGGSVYAVADRNINTLIDYRYSKKHLAKNGESGRGADCYGKGGEDIFLRMPVGTIISDMETGETIADLTEHGQEVVLAQGGAGGLGNLHFKSSTNRAPRQKTDGKPGERRMLQLELKVLADIGLLGMPNAGKSTFIASVSNARPKIADYPFTTLHPNLGVVRTAPGKSFVIADIPGLIEGAAEGAGLGHQFLRHLQRTGLLLHIVDIAPFDEGVDPVADAQAIVLELQKYDEELFQKPRWLVLNKVDMVPEEERAARVADFQKRFGWSGPTFEISALTGEGCEKLCLAVQEYLYQQRGAVEEALEDAALDPRFRAGSTAPAEPAADAAPQTPPDDAPKA, from the coding sequence ATGAAATTCATTGACGCAGCGCGTATCGAGGTGATCGCCGGGAATGGCGGCAATGGCTCGGCATCGATGCGCCGTGAGAAGTTCGTGCCGTTCGGTGGACCTGACGGCGGCGACGGTGGTCGCGGCGGCAGTGTGTATGCCGTGGCGGACCGAAACATCAATACCCTGATCGATTACCGTTATTCGAAGAAGCATCTGGCGAAGAACGGCGAATCCGGTCGCGGCGCAGATTGCTACGGCAAGGGCGGCGAGGACATTTTCCTGCGCATGCCGGTCGGCACGATCATCAGCGATATGGAAACCGGCGAGACCATCGCCGATCTGACCGAGCACGGTCAGGAAGTCGTGCTCGCGCAAGGGGGCGCCGGTGGTCTGGGCAATCTCCATTTCAAGTCGAGCACGAACCGCGCGCCGCGTCAGAAGACGGACGGCAAGCCCGGTGAGCGCCGTATGCTCCAGCTCGAGCTGAAGGTGCTCGCGGACATCGGCCTGCTCGGCATGCCGAATGCCGGCAAGTCGACGTTCATCGCATCGGTATCGAATGCGCGCCCGAAGATCGCGGATTATCCGTTCACGACGTTGCACCCGAATCTGGGCGTCGTGCGCACCGCGCCGGGCAAGAGCTTCGTGATTGCCGATATTCCCGGCCTGATCGAAGGCGCCGCCGAGGGTGCCGGGCTGGGCCACCAGTTCCTGCGCCACTTGCAGCGTACCGGCCTGTTGCTCCATATCGTGGACATCGCACCGTTCGACGAAGGTGTCGATCCGGTGGCCGATGCGCAGGCGATCGTTCTCGAACTCCAGAAGTACGACGAGGAGCTGTTCCAGAAGCCCCGTTGGCTGGTGCTCAACAAGGTCGATATGGTGCCGGAAGAGGAGCGTGCCGCGCGCGTGGCCGATTTCCAAAAGCGCTTCGGCTGGAGCGGCCCCACGTTCGAAATCTCCGCGTTGACGGGCGAAGGCTGCGAGAAGCTGTGCCTGGCGGTGCAGGAATATCTCTACCAGCAACGCGGCGCCGTCGAAGAGGCACTGGAAGACGCCGCGCTGGACCCCCGTTTCCGCGCAGGCAGCACTGCCCCGGCAGAGCCGGCTGCGGACGCCGCACCACAAACGCCCCCGGACGACGCGCCAAAGGCGTAA
- the rplU gene encoding 50S ribosomal protein L21 — protein MYAVIKTGGKQYKVAAGEKLKVEQIPADIGAEITIDQVLAVGEGESIKFGAPLVSGASVKATVIAQGRHPKVKIFKMRRRKHYQKRQGHRQNYTELRIDSING, from the coding sequence ATGTACGCGGTCATAAAAACCGGCGGTAAGCAATATAAGGTTGCTGCTGGCGAAAAGCTCAAAGTAGAACAGATACCGGCTGACATTGGCGCTGAAATCACCATCGACCAGGTTCTCGCCGTTGGCGAGGGCGAATCGATTAAGTTCGGTGCGCCGTTGGTCAGTGGGGCTTCCGTCAAGGCTACCGTTATCGCCCAAGGTCGTCACCCCAAGGTGAAGATTTTCAAGATGCGCCGTCGCAAGCACTACCAAAAGCGTCAAGGCCATCGCCAAAACTACACCGAGCTGCGCATCGACAGCATCAACGGCTAA